The DNA region CATTGATTTTAGAGAACAAAGATTTAAAAGTTTTGGCAGGTGTAGATTCAGTTACTGTATTTGCAGGACTTGCTGGGGCATGTGGTGGTATTACAGGTGTGGGGGCTATCTTCCCTAAAGCAAGCGTTACCATGCAGGAGCATGTTTTAAATGGAGAATGGGCTGAGGCAAACAAAATTTCTCAGGCTTTAAATTCCCTGTCATATCTGGATGCTCAGCCGCTACTTATGGAATATCTTAAGCTTGCCATGGGTATTCATCATAATGATATAGCTGGAGGGCTTCGCACCTATGGTATAGAATTAACCCAACAGCAAATTGATGATGTTCAAGCAAGATATAACTTAGCAAAAGAAAGACTTAGAGCTTTGGACTTATTGTAATCCAATACTTCAAACACTCAAATAGAAAAGCTTCGTTTTTACGGAGTTTTTTTTTAACATCTCAATTATTTAATAAGTTTGAGTTGCAACCCTTACTCGGCAACAAAATTGAAGACCGTTTTTTGTTGCAATGCCATTACCCATCTTAGTTTTGTGAATGCACTCTATGCAAGAAAATTTTTATACGATATTGTTTGTTTAGACAATTTGTTTGCCTTAAAAAGTATTTAGCATGATTAGTTTTGGATTAAACAAGAATAGTATTGTCCATATATTGAGGTTTTGTGTCTATTTTTTTGCTTGTAAGTATTGTTAATTTTGAAATATTATAATGAGATTATTATGATTATGTCTTTTTTTTGTTCGTTTTTTTTATAAATTAACAATAAACAACTAAGAAAAGCAGGTTGCCAAAACTACAGTATTTTGTGTGTGTCCTATTTGGATACATAATATCTTGAAATTAAACTAAATATAGACTAAAAATGAAAACAAAAAAATTAGGAGTATTAATGATTGCTTCCCTTTTATTATTAGTTATTGGGTGTAGCGATGATGATTCGGTTAAAACAGATTCCGTACCTGAAGTAACTTTGTTAACAAAAAGTATTTCTTCGCTTCCAGGTGAAACATTTATTATTAAAGGGACATTGGTTGACCCAGCGGGTGTTCAATCTGTGAATTTGAAGTATGAGCCTTGGTTTTTAGATAAAACCATAATCAAGAATGATTCTGTGTATAAAACTTATGAATTGGATTACAAGTTTAAAGTTCCAGAAGATGCCATTGAGGGCAGTCAGCATACTATACTTATTACGGTAACCAACCAAGGAGGAAATCAGTCTACCGAAAACTTGGTGGTTACTCTAGACCAGGATATAGCAAGTCCTACGGTCCAGATAAACAACCCAACTAATGGAGCTACTGTTTTAATAGGTGATGGTATCGAAATAGAATTAGATATAGCCGTTGCGGACCAAGAGTTAGCGGAATTTAAAATAGAAAGTACAGTGCTAAACGAAACCATGCCTATATCGGGAACAAGCTATGTGTATTCAAACTCGTTGGATATATCAAATCCGGGCAAGTATGATTTCACGATTACCGTTACGGATGCTTCAGGAAATACAACAACAGAAATGGTTTATGTTAATGTGCTTAACGAACTGTTGTTCGATGTTATGTATGTCGCCGATGTATCAGATAATGCAGCATTGAATACTGATTTGTTTGGAGTGCCTTATGCTACCGAGGCCAGTACCGCAACAGGAGAAGATGGTTATGTATTTACAGCCCGGTATTATGCGGCCACCGAGGATGCCGAATTGAGATTCATTCCTCAGAAAGGCTCTTTTGAGCCTTATGCTTTCGGAGCAGGAGAAGCCCCTGGAGTTTTAGCCATTGGTACCGATAGCACAGTCTCGCCTATAGTCTTGCCGCAAGTGGGGTATTATGAGGTGACAATAGATGTGAAAAATCTAACATACACAGTAAATACCTATACTCCAACCGATGATGCTTTTGATCAAGTTTACATTTTAGGGCGAGGAGTATTTGTTGGAAATTCTTCTACCTGTGTGAACAATACAACAGGGGCCACACAATGTTGGCACTTTAATTCAGGTAAGCCTTTTAGTGTAGATTCCAACAATCCGTATTTATGGACACTCGATATCAGTGTTGATGACCAACCTAACGATGAGGGTGCCAACGGATTTATTTTAAATGCAAATGCTTCTGGATGGGCTCCTTTCTGGAGAGTTGATGACGCAGCAGATCCAGAAGCTACTGTTCCGGGTGGTGGAGCAAACTATGTTTTTCCAGACGATGCATTAGGAAAGGATTATAAGGTGGTATTCGATACGCATTTAAATAGGCTAACACTATTAGAAAGATAAATTCAACTAAATTAATTAAAGATTATATGAGACTTACAAGATTAATAATGCTCAGCTTTTTGTTGCTGGGGTTTACGGTAATAGCCCAAAATACAGTTACGGGTGCTATTACAGACCAAAATGGACAACCGTTACCTGGGGTTAATGTTGTTGAAAAGAATACAACTAATGGAGTGGCGTCCGATTTTGATGGAAATTACTCAATAACGGTAAATGATGGTGCAACTTTGGTGTTCAGTTATATTGGATACAAAACTAAGGAGGTGTCCGTTTCTGGTAGGCAAAATATACCCATTACGCTTCAGGAAGATAGCGCACAATTAGATGAAGTGGTTGTTATTGGGTATGGTGCGGTTAAAAGAGATAAAATAGCCACATCTATTGCTTCTGTAGATGGCGAAGAAATTACCAAACAAGTAGCTAGTAATGCTGCGGAAGCGTTGCAAGGTAAAGCCGCAGGTGTTCAGGTGTTATCTTCGGGAGGTTCTCCGGGTGCTTCTCCAAAAATTTTGGTTCGTGGTATCACAACTGTTCTTGGGTCTTCTAGTCCTCTAATTGTTATCGACGGTATTTTGCAGCCTAGTGGCACTTCATTAAACGCTGTTAATGCTCAAGATATTAAAAGTATGGATATTTTGAAGGATGCTGCAGCATCAGCCATATATGGTTCAAGAGCTTCAAACGGAGTGGTGTTGATAACAACAAAAAGAGGAAAATCAGGCAAGGCAAAAATAAGTTTTGATTTTAACTACGGTGTTCAGAGTTGGGACAAGATTGAAATGGCAGGGGCGCAAGAATATATAGAAGTTATAAACACAAGGAGAACAAATGATAATGCGTCTCCACTTTACGATCCAAATGATTATGGTGAAGGAACCGATTGGTGGGATGAGGTAGTTAGGGATTATACACCGGTGGTTAATGCAAACCTAAGAGCTTCAGGTGGAGATGAGAAGCTTAAGTATGCGGCTAGTTTAAGTTTTTTCGATCAAGAATCCAATTACGCAAAAGGTTATTATCAAAGGGTTACAGGTCGTTTTAACGTAGATTTTAAGATTTCTGATAAAGTTACCTTAAAACAAGACCTTAGTCCTAGGTCTGAGAAGTGGGAAAATACGCCAGATTTATTATTTAATTCTATAAGAATAGATCCTTTAACCGAAGTATATCTTCCGCAAAGTGAAAGAGTAGGGCGCAATATATATAGTATATACCCTGTATCTAATAATTTAGTGCCAAACCCAGTTGCCCAAATTGCTCAACTGTTTGCTGAAAACAAATATTATGGTTTGTTGTCTAATACCCAATTGGAATATAAGATATCGCCTGCTTTTACCTTAGCATCTCAAGTAGGTTTAAATGTTGATGCTCTAACTTGGGAAACATTTAATCCGGCCTACGAATTTGATCCTAATAGAAGGCGATTGGTTAACCAATACACAAAAAATGTTACTCAGAATTTTGATTATGTAATTAACAACACAATCACCTTTGAAAAAACAATTCTCGATAAGCATTATTTAAATGTTGTTGGGGGTGTTCTTTTTGATTCAGAAAGCACTAATTATTTAAGAGGTTCACGAGAGGGCATACCTAGCGATACCGATCCAAGACTTTGGCAGTTGGATGCCGCTGTTAATGATGAAGGACTACTTATTTCTGCCACTGGAAATCAAGGTAAGCAGAATATTCTTTCGGGAGTTTTTAGAACCATTTATAGTTTTGACAATAAGTACACAATAAACGCATCGGTACGAGTTGATCAATCCTCTCGTTTTCCAAAGGATAGAAGAACAGGTATATTTTCTAGTGCCTCGGTAGCTTGGGATGTGGATTCTGAGGATTGGTTTACTTCAGAAACTATTAATAATTTACGTTTAAAAGCTGGTGCGGGAGAATTGGGAAATCAAAATATAGATAGAGATGGTTCGTTTTTTACAGTTGGTTCAGATAACGTTATTCTAGGAGGGCAGAGTGTTGTCTCTAACTTCTTGAGTCAGTTTGGTAACCAAGATTTAAGATGGGAAACTGTAAAAGATAAAAACTTTGGCGTTGATCTTGGGCTGTTTAATAACGCCTTGACTTTTTCGGGCGAATATTATGTAAAAACCTCTGAAGACTTGTTAAATCAAGTAGAGCAACCAGGTTATACCGGTATTCCGGGTACAGTTGCTCGTAATGTTGGAAGTATAGAATCTAAAGGTATCGATATCGCTTTAGGATTAAATAAAACTTGGAACGACTTTAATTTGGGGGTTAACTTAACTCTATCTTCTAATGAAAGTAGGACTATAGAACTCGACCCCTCAAATGAGGTCATTTTAGGGCAAAAGAGAGCAACATTAGGTAATCGAAATGTTAAAATTACAGAGGTGGGTGAAATAGTAGGTTTATTTCAGGGCTATCAAACAGATGGGATTTTTCAAAATCCAACGGAATTAAACTCACATACTTCAGAGGATGGGACTATCATTCAACCAAATGCTCAAGTAGGTGATTTGAGATTTGTAGATCAAAACAAAGACGGTAAAATTGACGATGCAGATTTAACGACCATTGGTAACCCGTTTCCAGACTTTTTTGGAGGGTTAAATATAAACATGAGCTATAAAAATATAGACTTATCTATGCAGTGGTACGGTACATTTGGTAATGATGTTTATAATGGTAATTTAGAATATATAAGATCAGGTACTCAAAATCTAAACGTTTTGGCAGGCACAACAGATGTGGTATGGTCGCCAACCAATACTAATGCGAGCTTCCCTAGACTTACTGAACTTGATCTAAATGGCAACTATAAAAACCCATCCGATCTTTTTATTGAGGATGGTACCTACGTTAGGTTGCGTAATATACAATTGGGGTACAACTTTAAAGTTAAAGGGTTTGAAAAATGTAGATTGTATGTGTCCGGACAGAATTTAATAACGTTTACAAATTATAGTGGCTTTGATCCTGAGGTTCAAAATCAGCCAAGAGGAGTAAATATTATTGATGCATTAGGGGTAGATTTTGGAAGAAATCCAATATCAAAAACGTATTTGGTAGGGTTAAATTTAAGTTTATAAAATTATGAAAAAGATAGTATTATTATTAACAATAACGGCGGCCCTTTTCGTAGTGGGTTGCGATAAAGAAGATTTTTTAGATCAGCCTCTACAGGGTAGAGAAACGTTAGATGATTTTTTAAGTAATCCAGATAACTTAGAAGGCTTTGTTAACGGTTTGTACAGGAAAGTAAATGGAGAAAAATGGTGGATGGTTAATTTTCAGCGTCAAATCAATGACATGGCAACCGATGATAACTGGGCAGGAAATACGGCACAGCCAAGACCAGATATATTTGGAATAGCCCAATATAATGTATTTGCCGGTTCAACGTATTTTAATGCATTTTGGGAGCATAACTACATTGGTATTACAAGGGTAAATATTGCGTTAGATAATCTTCCAGAGAGTCCTATTTCTGAAGATTTAAAAAGTCGATTTACAGGTGAAGCACAATTTTTAAGGGCATTTTTTTATTTTGAGTTAGTTAGGAATTTTGGAGGTGTACCAATTGTTACCACCTACAGTGAGTTATTCGACCCATCTATTAATGATAAAACAAGAGCAACCGTAGCAGAGGTTTATGCTTTAATCGAGGACGATTTAGAAGATGCGATAAACGGATTGCCAGAAAAAAGCGAATACGCGGCAGAAGATTTAGGTAGAGCAACCAAAGGTGCAGCTCAAGCTTTGTTAGCTAAAGTGTATTTGTTTCAAGAAAAATGGGCAGAAGCTCAAGCTATGGCAAAAACAGTAATGGATTCGGGAGAGTATAGTTTGGAGCCTGATTTTGCCGATATTTATAAAGTAGGCAATGCCAATGGCGTAGAATCAATATTCGGTGTAGAATTTGTAAGTAATCCTAATCTAGTAGATGTTGGAGGTTATCTTTCTCAAACCAACGGAAGTCGTGGAGACGGAGGCTGGGGCTGGGGCTCGCCAACAAGCGATTTAGAAAATGCATTTTTAAGTGAAGGCGACAACATCAGGTTGAGGTCAACAATAATTAAACATGGCGAACCTGTTTTTGGTGATCCAGATGTTACGGAATTCGACGGCAAGCCTACTGAAAATAAGTCAGGACGTACCAACAGAAAATACTATTTACCCAAAGCAGAAAGACCAGCAAATTATGTGCAAGGTCAATTGCCAGGACATGTACTTTACTTAAGGTTAGCTGATGTTATTTTAATGCACGCAGAGGCTGCATTTTTTAATGGCGATGAAACTTCGGCTAAGAATTCTTTGAAGCTAGTTAGGGATAGAGTAGGATTAAGCACTAATATGTCCTTGACCGGTTCTGCTTTGAGAGACGCAATTTGGAAAGAAAGACGTTTGGAATTGGCTTTGGAACAGCATAGGTTGTACGATTTAAGAAGACAAAAAATTAATGGGGTTCCTAGAATTGCATTAATCCTAGGTCCTAATGGGTCTTTTGTAAAATATAATACCGAGGTAAGTACCGATCCATTTGAAACAACAAATTTAAAAGAGTCTCAGGATAGTGGTGTGTTGTTTGATCCGAGTATACATCTACTTTGGCCTATTCCTCCTGAAGAAATACAGGCTTCTAGAGGTAATTTAGAGCAAAACCCTGGATATTAATAACAAGAGGCTTTATGGGGTATAGATTTTTTAAAGTATCATTTTGCTTGTTATTGGTTTTAGCGGTTTTTGGATGCAGCAGAGATAAGGCTACAGATCCCAACGATCCTAAGTTTGATGATCCAGAAGAAGGAATAGTGCTAAACCTAGATAACACGTTTCAAATCATAGATCATTTTGGGGCGTCGAGCGGATTTCAGGACCAGTGGGTTGGGAAGTGGCCTGACGCTTCCAAAAATAAAGTAGCAAAATGGTTGTTCAGTACTGAAAGTAATACTTCTGGGGATCCAGAGGGCATTGGGTTGTCTTTATGGAGAACCATTATAGGAGAAGGCTCTGCCGATCAAGCTAATAGTGGCTTTAGCGCTTCTAATTGGTTTCGTGAAATGGAGTGCTATTTAGCGCCAGATGGTACTTATGATTGGTCTAAACAGGCCGGACAGCGCTGGTTTATGTCTAAAGCTAAAGAGTATGGTGTAGATAAATTTACAGCGTGGACCGGTTCACCTCCATTTTTTATGAGTAAAAATGGTTTTGTGTTTAGTACTTCTGATGAGTCTAGCTTTAATTGTCAGCCAGATAAATATGATGACTTTGCTAATTTCTTGGCAGATGTTGTTAAAAAATACGAGGATGACGGTTACAATATCACCGCATTATGTCCTTTTAATGAAACTCAATACGAGTGGAATGCAACAGTTGGTGAAGCACAGCAATCTGGTACCAGGGCAACTAATGCAGAAATAGCCACCGTTACTAGAATTATTGATGAGACGTTTACGGAAAAGGGGATAAATGCCCAAATAATGATTCCTGAAGCGGCTCAGTTAAAATACCTGTTTGAAGGTTCTGGTAATACGGTAAATCAGGTTAATGATTTCTTTAACCCTTCTAGTGCTAATTATATAGGTAATTTAACTAATCTATCAAAAAATATAGCAGGACATAGCTATTTCAGTAATGAAACCACTAATGAGTCTTTAAGGCAACGCAAGTCTTTGAGAACAACACTAGAAAATTATGGTTTGAATTATTGGCAAACGGAGTATAGTCTTTTGGGTACTGCGTATCAGCAAAACAAAGACGTATCAACTTTTCAAGAAATTGACTATGCGTTATGGATGAGTCGTATAATCCACACAGATTTAGTTTTTGGTAATGCTACTGGCTGGAGTTTCTGGACAGCCCTTAATAGTTCTACTTTCGGAGATCATCCATACCGATTCAACCTTGTACTTTGGACACCCAATTCCAATAGTCCAACACATACAGATGGTACGGTTGAAGATAATAAGTTATTATGGGCGCTAGGGAACTATAGTAGGTTTGTTAGGCCTGGAATGGTGAGGTTTGAAGTTAAAGACCCTGATTATAGTGATAATACTTCGGTTGAAAATTTCATGATTTCGGGCTACAAAAGTACCTCGGGCAACGATTTGGTTTTAGTATGTGTTAACAATACCAATAGTAATAGGGAAATTATATTAGAAGAATATGGGACGAAATTTGAGGTTGTAAATGATCTTTTCGAGGTTTATACAACATCATCTACTAAGAACTTAAAAAAATCTACAACTACGTATGACAATATAGTTGTGCCGTCCAAATCAATAGTAACATTAAGAGCTCAGATAAAATAAGCCTATTAAATAGCTTTAAAGCTATTAGGTGTATTAAGTTACAAGAGAGGTGTAGCAATTTTCGAACTGTTATAAATTTTAAAAAAAACAAACATGAAAAAGACATTATTAATACTATTACTAGGAATAATTTTTTCCTGTACTTCGAATGATTTTACAGATCCTAACGATCCTAAATTTGGTAATATTGAAGATGGGATAGGAGGCGAAGAAGAAGGAGAGGAAGAGGTAAACGCAGATGTGGTTATTATGGTCGATGCTACTGATGGTGTCGATATAAGTCCAGAAATTTTTGGTGTTAATAATGATTGGCGTCTAGTTCCGGATAATACCTTTTCAGCTTTTGCTTCTACACTCGGTACTATTGGCAGCACAGTAGTAAGATACCCCGGAGGGTGGGAATCTGAATTTTACGACTGGACAACCAATACAACCCCCAGATGGGACAAATCACCCGATACGCCAGGAGCTTCAATAGAAACGTTAAAGAGCAATGTTTCAAATTATAGTATTGTTCTACCGACTGAAGAAGCAATGATTACGGCGGTTGGTTCTTCTCAATATAACCTTGCAATTGCCAACTTAAAGACTAGAGCGAAACAGGCTATTGACTTGTCTGGCATTAATTCTGTTAACGGAGGCCTTGTGGAAATTGGTAATGAATGGTGGTTGCAATGGGCAGGAGGCGTGAGTAGGTCGCAAAAACTCGATAAATATGTTAACATTGCCATGGACTTGACGGAATATATAGTTAGTGAATATCCAAATCGTAAGTTCAAGTTGTTAATTAATGGAGATTATACCGAACCTCAGGAGTTTACAACCATGAAGAATAAGTTTACTAGAGGTTATGGTGCTATTGATGGGGTAGGTTTACATACCTATACAGGTTATGTAACTGATTCACATAACATTGCTGATTTAGAAGAAAGAATAAAGGAATGTGCCGATAACTTCAATCCAGATAAGAACTTCAAATACCTATCAGAATGGATGCCTTCTCGAGATTACAACGAAAGAGCATTATATATGGAAGCCGCTAATATTATACCAGATATTATTCATATTTATGCCAGAGCTGGAGCTCAAGCGGCTGCATATTGGCCGCCAATCAACAGTCCTGTGCCTGGTTTGGGTATAACCAACTGGAACTATTCTAAAGTGTTTCCAACAGGGCAAATTTTGGGTGATATGGCAGTTTCATACAAGGGCAAATCTTTAAAAACAACATCAAATAAGGTTCATTTAGCAGCTGCGCTACAAGATGCAAATACTATGGTAATGTATATAACTGGAGCCAAGGAAAGTGGTAAAAAAGTAGCAGTTAAAGTAAATGGGTTTACAATAAATTCTATACAAAGTGTTGAGCGTTTTGTGCCAGCAGATTATAATGACACGGCAAAAGCAGAGCCTTATCTCACAGAAACGGCGTCTGCCCAGATTAGCTCAAACCATGTAGTGGTAGATGTTAACAAAGAAGGTTTATATCAAATCTATAAAATTGTTGTTAAGGGGAGTTAGTGAGTGATGAAAATATTATTGTCTATGTTTTTAGTTGTTGTGTCTATTTTTGTGAATAAACATGTTTTTAAATTTGTCTTGTGTAAAATAGGCGTTTAAGCGATTTACTGTGTTTTAAATGAGATATAAAAAAACAAATTTTGTGCATGTTTTTGTTGTGGTATGGTTTGCAGGCTTTATCGGCACTGCTGGAATGGCACAAACTTTACAAGTGCAATTAAATACTGAAAAGGAACATCAAACTATTTTAGGTTTTGGAGCTTCTGATGCTTGGAGGTGTCAATTTGTGGGCAGTAATTGGCCAGAACATAAAAAAGAGAAAATAGCAGAATGGCTTTTTAGTAAAGAAACAGACAAAAAAGGAAATCCTAAAGGTATCGGGCTATCTATGTGGAGGTTTTATATCGGGGCAGGAACTACTGAGCAAGGTAGCGATTCTAATATTGCAAATGAATGGCGTAGAGCAGAATCTTTTATAGATGTTAATGGAAATTACAATTGGAAAAAACAAGAGGGGCAACAGTGGTTTTTGGAAAAGGCGAAGCATTATGGTGTAGATAAGTTATTGGCATTTTCAATCTCGGCCCCCGTACAGTGGACAAAAAATGGTAAGGGGTACAATGGCGATAATAAAGACGGTGAAATTAATTTAAAACCGGAGTATTTTGACGATTATGCCAATTTCATGGTAGAGTTTCTAAAACATTTTGACTCCCAAGGAATCTTTTTTGATTATCTAAGTCCAATAAATGAACCGCAATGGGACTGGGAAAAAAAATCTCAAGAAGGCACGCCAGCAACCAATCAAAATATTTTAAAACTTACTAAAATGTTAGATAAGGGTATAGACGAGAGTGGCGTGTCTACAAAAATAGTGTTGGGAGAAGCAGCCGATTTACGTTGGTTATACTCAAACTACAATAAGTCAGAACGGGGTAATCAAATCGACTTTTTTTTCAACGAAAAGAAAGAACTAAAGCATCTAGATAATACAATTACAGGTCATAGCTATTTTACAACATGGCCAGTAGATAGCCTAATTGGTATACGAAAAAAGTTGAAACATAAACTAAATGAATATCCTGGTCTTGATTATTGGCAAAGTGAGTTTTGTATTCTAGAAAAAAATGATGACATAGGCGGAGGGCATCAACGGGATTTAGGGATAAACACCGCTCTATATGTAGCTCGTGTTATACATGCCGATTTAACCCTAGCCAATGCCAGTTCTTGGCAATGGTGGACAGCTTTGACCATAGCCAACTTTAAAGACGGGCTTATTTATTTGGATACAGGTAACCCGAATGACCTCTATAATAAACAATCGCTAAAACATGATGGAGAATACCACGATTCTAAATTATTATGGGCGTTAGGCAACTATTCAAGATTTGTAAAGCCTGGAATGGTAAGGGTAGAGGTTGAATCAAACCGAAACAAAGAAGCTTTAAAAAAAGCATACAACAATATGATGGTTTCAGGATACCTTGATAAAGATACTTCAGAGGTGGTTTTAGTTGCTATCAATTACAGTGACGAGGATCAGGTTTTAAATGTAACCAACTGTAAAATTGAAAATGTAAACGTTACCTCCGAAAATAGCAATTTAGAAACATTTAAAGTAGACGGCAAAGTCGTTGTCCTTAAGGCAAAATCAATAAATACACTAACAGGATCTTTAAAAAAGTAATAAAATACCCTAAACTAAAACAGCTCTTAAGAATTAGAGAAAGTAGTTTGGGGGCTTTGGGTACCATAAATTAAAATGACACAAATGAAAAACAAGAATAAGTTCAGTTTAGTAGCGCTTTGCTTAGCAGCTATTGTTTTTAATAGCTGCAAAAGCAAAGTTAATAATGAAGTAGTTAAAGTCGACAAAAAACCTAATGTCTTGTTTATCCTTGCAGACGATTTGGGTGCACACGATTTAAGCTATGCAGGGAGTAGCTATTATGAAACGCCTAATATTGATCGTATAGCAAAGGAAGGAACTGAGTTTACACAAGGTTATGCCGCATGTCAGGTATGTAGTCCTTCAAGGGCCAGTTTAATGACAGGTCAAGATCCTGCACGACATGGTATAACAGACTGGATTGGAGCCGCTACAGGTGAAAAATGGGGCGATTACTACAATACCAAAGTTATGCCACCAGAATATGTTCACGCGCTTCCCGAAGAAAGTATCACTATAGCTGAAGCACTAAAGCAAAACGGATACAAAACCTTTTTTGCAGGGAAATGGCATTTAGGAGACGTGCCGTATGGTCCTGAAAACAATGGTTTCGATATAAACAAAGGAGGTTGGGAAGTAGGAGGCCCTAAAGGGGGGTATTATGCGCCTTGGAGAAATCCTAAGTTAGATTATAAATATGAAGGTGAAAACCTTACTAAGCGTTTAGCGTTAGAAACAGCTGATTTCATTACCGCAAATAAAGACAAGCCGTTCTTTGCGTACCTTTCTTTTTACGCGGTACATGGCCCTATAGAAACTACAGAGGCAAAATGGAAAAAGTACAGAGATAAGGCTGAATCACAAGGAATTCCCGAATCTGGTTTTGAAATGGAAGCTAGATTACCTATTAGAACCGTGCAGGATAATCCTATTTATGCAGGCTTGGTAGAGTCTATGGATGATGCAGTGGGCGTTGTTCTCAGTAGGTTAAAAGAGTTGGGTTTAGAAGAAAATACCATTGTAGTATTTACATCTGATAATGGAGGTGTAGCTAGTGGAGATGCCTTTTCTACTACAAACTATCCTTTGAGAGGCGGTAAGGGATACCAGTGGGAAGGAGGCATTAGAGAGCCGTACCTAATTAAAGCACCCATGATAAAAAATGCGCCTAAACAAATTGAGTATCCTGCTTCAGGAATAGATTTTTATCCAACATTATTAGATATGGCTGGGGCAGAAAAAGACCCAAACCATATAATTGATGGAGTAAGTTTAGTACCGCTGTTAAAGGGTGGAGAATTAGAAGACAGGCCCCTGTTCTGGCATTATCCTCATTATGGAAATCAAGGTGGCGACCCTGTAAGTATTATAAGAAAAGGAGATTATAAGCTTATTCATTTCTGGGAAGATGGACGTGATGAATTGTATAATTTATCATTGGACCCAAGTGAAGCAAATGATATTTCTGCGAACAACCAAGAGATTTCACAAAATTTAAGAAAAGAGCTGGATACATATTTAGAAAGTGTAAATGCTAGAATTCCTAAAGTGTATGCTAA from Tamlana crocina includes:
- a CDS encoding sulfatase, whose product is MFILADDLGAHDLSYAGSSYYETPNIDRIAKEGTEFTQGYAACQVCSPSRASLMTGQDPARHGITDWIGAATGEKWGDYYNTKVMPPEYVHALPEESITIAEALKQNGYKTFFAGKWHLGDVPYGPENNGFDINKGGWEVGGPKGGYYAPWRNPKLDYKYEGENLTKRLALETADFITANKDKPFFAYLSFYAVHGPIETTEAKWKKYRDKAESQGIPESGFEMEARLPIRTVQDNPIYAGLVESMDDAVGVVLSRLKELGLEENTIVVFTSDNGGVASGDAFSTTNYPLRGGKGYQWEGGIREPYLIKAPMIKNAPKQIEYPASGIDFYPTLLDMAGAEKDPNHIIDGVSLVPLLKGGELEDRPLFWHYPHYGNQGGDPVSIIRKGDYKLIHFWEDGRDELYNLSLDPSEANDISANNQEISQNLRKELDTYLESVNARIPKVYAKYDDSKAKAKYEERKTKMKQRLEKQRMDFLSKDFNPNNNWYDSSLNTKD